One window of the Halobacillus litoralis genome contains the following:
- a CDS encoding YcaO-like family protein, which yields MTIQILDPSLEKEQEIPIYKNNAYIFVGPLRNKDHFCFQCFQDRLKEVELDSHYFTYPSTMELQASEHDIVTACKNKLKENEEVPSLYIIHREKLKVELQSTFKRGDCKRCGTDEPDLTPKVGEGTFTKHQLRHETFEKVQKRLEKFRPLLFGNRPSLINQITRAGDSYGTPMVQSEVLYKGTSMLSFGRTVTYAISKYTSILESIERYATAYPYKKSTETYQEGESAAIDLTLSEVMKTNNYTNTTGYNKNLRISYTEVEALHKKSDALIPEQMVYFNSHKISGEKRYIYDSSNGSALGSTVDEASLHAMLELFERDAFLATWYGKIPPVRIQFDDNSFGNIHDYVDALKAKGIQTHLFDISMEMKIPTIWVLLEKEDPQENEMAFYTAAAASLDLEDALEKALIEATTAISVFENVFQNPDDQQRKKYLLDNPHLVTELEDHLLLYSNKEMKQAFTFALASPYQKTPAELETYYEHFSGSSTRIIEEWHEKIMCISPKAYRAVIQNPNLTVSGFVNVKYIVPEMLTMTFGHQNRRVVFSRIEKAIRLKERGLLDEEWIKSTPHPFP from the coding sequence ATGACAATTCAAATATTGGATCCATCATTGGAAAAAGAGCAGGAGATTCCCATTTACAAAAATAACGCTTATATATTTGTCGGTCCTCTTCGTAATAAAGACCACTTTTGTTTTCAATGTTTCCAAGATCGATTGAAAGAAGTGGAATTGGATTCACACTACTTCACTTACCCTTCAACGATGGAACTCCAGGCTAGTGAGCACGATATAGTCACCGCATGTAAAAACAAGTTGAAGGAAAACGAGGAGGTGCCGTCCCTTTACATTATTCATCGGGAAAAGCTTAAAGTTGAGCTTCAAAGTACGTTTAAGCGAGGAGATTGCAAGCGCTGTGGCACGGATGAACCTGATCTGACCCCTAAAGTGGGCGAAGGGACTTTCACCAAACATCAGCTTCGTCATGAGACATTCGAAAAGGTACAGAAGCGCCTGGAGAAATTCCGCCCCCTGCTTTTTGGTAATAGGCCATCCTTAATTAATCAGATTACAAGGGCCGGGGATTCCTATGGAACGCCTATGGTCCAGTCGGAGGTTTTGTATAAGGGAACGTCAATGTTGTCTTTTGGGAGGACCGTCACCTACGCTATATCGAAGTATACTTCAATCTTAGAGTCTATCGAAAGGTATGCTACCGCTTATCCTTATAAAAAGAGCACTGAAACCTATCAGGAAGGTGAATCTGCTGCCATTGATTTAACCCTGAGTGAAGTCATGAAGACGAATAATTACACGAATACAACGGGTTATAACAAAAATTTGCGGATCTCCTATACGGAAGTAGAAGCCTTACATAAGAAAAGCGATGCATTAATACCTGAACAAATGGTTTATTTCAACTCGCATAAGATATCTGGAGAGAAAAGGTACATTTACGATAGCTCAAACGGGAGTGCGCTGGGTTCTACAGTAGATGAAGCAAGTCTACATGCCATGCTGGAACTGTTCGAACGGGACGCGTTCTTAGCGACCTGGTACGGTAAAATTCCGCCCGTACGTATCCAATTTGACGATAACTCTTTTGGCAATATCCATGATTACGTGGATGCTCTCAAAGCGAAGGGTATACAAACCCACCTGTTTGATATTTCCATGGAAATGAAAATCCCGACGATTTGGGTGCTGCTGGAGAAGGAGGACCCTCAGGAAAATGAGATGGCCTTTTACACAGCAGCAGCTGCTTCGTTAGATTTAGAAGACGCTTTGGAAAAAGCACTTATTGAAGCGACCACAGCGATATCCGTTTTCGAAAATGTCTTTCAGAATCCTGATGATCAACAAAGGAAGAAGTACTTGCTGGACAATCCTCACCTGGTTACAGAGTTAGAAGATCATTTGCTGCTTTATTCAAATAAGGAGATGAAACAAGCTTTTACTTTTGCGCTTGCTAGTCCATATCAAAAAACACCAGCTGAATTGGAAACCTATTATGAGCATTTCAGCGGTTCGTCCACCCGAATTATTGAAGAATGGCATGAGAAGATTATGTGCATTTCTCCAAAAGCTTACCGAGCAGTAATCCAAAACCCCAATTTGACTGTTTCCGGTTTTGTGAATGTAAAGTATATTGTTCCAGAAATGCTGACGATGACATTTGGTCATCAGAACAGGCGTGTTGTATTTTCCAGGATCGAAAAAGCTATTCGTCTTAAAGAAAGAGGTCTATTGGATGAGGAGTGGATCAAAAGCACCCCGCATCCATTCCCTTAG
- a CDS encoding ABC transporter permease, translating to MLATQLRYDLLMFSRELFYLIFTILVPPATYIFMGQLIGDNTYGNGLSYAETYTPSFILLITFSVIFFAFGFDKVMNRTTGVEKRISISPVPERTLLASSILKSVIITSFGFILIHIIGIFVYSMPVKPLVYLTSYGFFIILNAVLLVISSAIYSLFKEMKSALVFSILIFQVVMFTGDFSLPVSQMPSFVQVIANMNPIYHMNHLFIDVWNQQLTFDSSTLISFGVIGGVFAAALVVIQSSRRKKV from the coding sequence ATGTTAGCGACACAGTTAAGGTATGATTTGCTGATGTTTTCCAGAGAACTGTTTTATTTGATTTTTACGATTCTCGTGCCCCCAGCTACTTATATTTTTATGGGGCAGTTGATTGGTGATAACACGTATGGGAATGGATTAAGCTATGCTGAAACATATACTCCCTCGTTTATACTGCTTATCACATTTTCAGTTATTTTCTTTGCGTTCGGCTTTGATAAGGTCATGAACCGTACGACAGGGGTTGAAAAAAGGATATCGATCTCCCCGGTACCGGAGCGGACACTTCTTGCTTCAAGTATTCTTAAATCTGTCATCATTACGAGCTTCGGTTTCATTCTGATCCATATCATAGGTATTTTTGTTTACAGCATGCCTGTGAAACCATTAGTCTATCTGACTTCTTATGGATTCTTTATTATTCTTAATGCTGTTCTCCTAGTGATTTCTTCTGCCATTTATTCATTGTTCAAGGAGATGAAGAGTGCACTCGTCTTCTCTATTTTGATTTTTCAAGTGGTCATGTTTACAGGCGATTTCTCTTTACCTGTCAGTCAAATGCCATCGTTCGTACAGGTCATTGCTAATATGAATCCAATCTATCACATGAACCACTTATTTATCGACGTTTGGAATCAGCAGCTGACATTCGATTCATCGACATTGATTTCATTCGGGGTCATAGGCGGGGTGTTTGCTGCTGCATTGGTAGTAATTCAATCTTCCAGAAGAAAGAAGGTCTAA
- a CDS encoding ABC transporter ATP-binding protein → MSVINVKGLHKSYGSHHVLKGLDFEANEGEVIGVIGKNGAGKSTFLEILMTIKSFDGGEVTVLNEGVRDLSMNRLESLRRDISVVLQPTQFYKTLKVEELLRLFKSYYKSKQDIEKIMQDFKLEEHRKSYFDKLSGGWKQKVSLAIAFLSEPKLIILDEPTTGLDPHMRNLLWSYIVEYNQKIGGTVILTTHYMDEIEMYCDKVMLINEGKNEMFDTTDNVLSSGFNSINDYYLSKVSV, encoded by the coding sequence ATGAGTGTGATTAATGTAAAAGGACTCCATAAATCTTATGGCAGCCACCACGTATTAAAGGGACTTGATTTTGAAGCGAATGAAGGGGAGGTTATTGGAGTCATCGGTAAGAACGGAGCCGGTAAATCGACGTTTCTTGAAATTCTAATGACCATCAAAAGCTTTGATGGAGGGGAGGTGACTGTTCTTAACGAAGGGGTAAGGGACCTAAGTATGAACCGGTTAGAAAGCCTGAGAAGAGATATTTCTGTGGTTCTCCAACCGACACAGTTTTATAAAACACTAAAAGTAGAAGAACTGCTGCGTCTCTTCAAATCCTATTACAAGTCAAAGCAAGATATTGAAAAGATTATGCAGGATTTCAAATTGGAAGAACACCGTAAGAGCTATTTTGATAAGTTGTCAGGAGGGTGGAAACAGAAAGTTAGTTTGGCTATCGCGTTTCTATCTGAGCCGAAACTCATCATCCTTGATGAACCTACTACAGGCCTCGACCCGCATATGAGGAATCTGTTGTGGTCCTATATTGTTGAGTACAACCAGAAGATAGGCGGGACCGTCATTTTGACGACTCACTATATGGATGAAATCGAAATGTATTGTGACAAAGTGATGCTGATCAATGAGGGAAAAAATGAAATGTTCGATACCACAGACAATGTATTGTCTTCCGGCTTTAATTCGATTAATGACTACTATCTTTCTAAGGTATCTGTATAG
- a CDS encoding lantibiotic dehydratase produces the protein MESGRRITKNPLVLYRSSGIGKDWYLKLMKASSYLTRLHQDIERLNMDIDLEKQALTSKVEAIFAERKDKKLLNVKRDIHNFRVERMENYHEDTIQSLEGVSLLPFLQMLRQKGKLQKEFEDTYYAVLMENRRILKSETQNENLLKTVLFFNEMIYGKIAKYSAKEVEEHNKKLRKLDFFLVKMMIRSSLKTSPFSYLTKVGSASNAFHVKQQSSVEVNHALAFHMFYGFLRTNAQAIRRIPVQVSNFGTKGSKVYFVSQHSTNNSNKVYETSDKFVEFQLDPQVIDFIQKFKGQELTFDIFRQRLKTLGIYESQEYDLFKKMIELKVFVQKANVGEGRSILKNMIHFLKRYQLNPAFIEDLFSLQSAVDKFEIGTVEERREAWQETKEIADSWTTDDVQFKNEWLFEDVMDPVIEEDRVSPKVTEEWLDCLSQFTLLFDVNVRVQYELAALFKEKYGQRVVPLSESRMLNEVFFSNIHNFYPYYQDIEYRYHQAKAKEVHQLDDLRDRFLLELKAMIDQAEVKELDIKPLMQKYVRMIPADCKTHSEVSITLFAQTSGEKVVVNDIYDGQEKFISRFKDFFEIDNHEYADYISKNYTEKNYYEVDELFGFNGGVHQRVYSKKVNLNVGYHQFNYPDHPSITSFSVKYDEDSRKLRLLDHKGTEAKVAYKSSLVPIFLPGILSVLLTLFQSGRLNFDVNALARKRPVIPRLTYGEVVMYRRRWNLSKETCQPFIESGKEDSDRYQQLHQHFEKRQLPKQFFLKFYKGEGQFTKEKPLFVDLNVPLLFRVFVNECKSAWSKGTDIYIEEALPNAEQDGKEFMVEYTVDQQVTISAGLEGEK, from the coding sequence TTGGAATCAGGTAGACGAATTACGAAGAATCCGCTGGTGCTTTATCGCAGCAGTGGGATAGGAAAAGACTGGTACTTAAAGTTAATGAAGGCTTCCTCGTACTTGACTCGCCTACATCAGGATATTGAAAGGTTGAACATGGACATCGACTTAGAAAAACAAGCGTTGACGAGTAAGGTCGAGGCAATCTTTGCGGAACGAAAAGATAAAAAACTTCTTAATGTAAAGCGGGATATCCATAACTTTCGAGTAGAGAGGATGGAAAACTATCATGAAGATACTATTCAATCCTTAGAGGGGGTTTCACTGCTTCCTTTTCTTCAAATGTTACGGCAGAAAGGAAAGTTGCAAAAGGAGTTTGAGGACACCTACTATGCAGTGCTTATGGAAAATCGCCGAATATTAAAGTCGGAAACTCAAAATGAAAACTTATTAAAGACGGTGCTTTTCTTTAATGAAATGATTTACGGGAAAATAGCCAAGTATTCAGCCAAAGAAGTAGAAGAGCATAACAAAAAGTTGAGAAAGTTAGACTTCTTCCTAGTCAAAATGATGATTAGATCGTCGTTGAAAACTAGTCCTTTCTCTTACTTGACGAAAGTAGGTTCAGCTTCAAATGCTTTTCATGTAAAACAACAATCCAGCGTCGAGGTTAATCATGCATTGGCTTTTCACATGTTTTATGGGTTTTTAAGAACAAACGCTCAGGCGATAAGACGTATCCCCGTACAAGTTTCCAACTTTGGCACGAAAGGTTCGAAGGTGTATTTTGTGTCCCAGCACAGCACGAATAATTCCAATAAAGTCTATGAAACGAGCGATAAATTCGTAGAGTTTCAACTTGATCCTCAGGTTATCGATTTTATTCAGAAATTCAAAGGTCAGGAATTGACGTTTGATATCTTCAGGCAGCGCTTAAAAACATTGGGCATTTATGAATCTCAGGAGTATGATTTATTCAAAAAAATGATTGAACTTAAAGTGTTTGTCCAAAAAGCAAATGTTGGAGAGGGACGTTCCATTCTGAAAAATATGATTCACTTTTTGAAACGCTATCAGCTCAATCCTGCTTTTATTGAAGATTTATTTTCCCTTCAATCAGCGGTAGATAAGTTTGAAATAGGGACAGTGGAAGAGAGAAGGGAAGCTTGGCAGGAGACAAAAGAAATCGCAGATTCGTGGACGACAGACGACGTCCAGTTCAAAAATGAATGGCTTTTCGAAGATGTCATGGATCCGGTGATTGAAGAGGATCGAGTATCTCCGAAAGTAACGGAGGAATGGCTGGACTGTCTTTCCCAATTCACCTTGCTTTTCGACGTAAATGTCCGGGTTCAGTATGAGCTGGCTGCTTTGTTCAAAGAGAAATATGGACAGCGGGTGGTTCCATTATCAGAGAGTCGAATGTTAAATGAGGTGTTCTTCTCAAATATCCATAACTTTTATCCCTATTACCAGGATATCGAGTACCGCTATCATCAGGCCAAGGCTAAGGAAGTTCACCAGCTTGATGATTTACGTGACCGGTTCCTACTTGAATTGAAGGCAATGATTGACCAGGCAGAAGTGAAAGAACTGGATATTAAGCCGTTGATGCAGAAGTATGTAAGGATGATCCCGGCTGATTGCAAAACACATAGTGAAGTAAGTATCACTCTGTTTGCCCAGACCTCCGGAGAGAAGGTAGTGGTGAATGATATTTATGACGGTCAAGAAAAGTTCATTTCCCGATTCAAAGACTTTTTTGAAATAGATAATCATGAATATGCGGATTACATCAGCAAAAATTATACGGAGAAAAATTATTATGAAGTTGATGAATTGTTCGGATTCAATGGGGGGGTTCATCAGAGGGTTTATTCAAAGAAGGTCAATCTCAATGTTGGCTATCATCAATTTAATTACCCTGATCATCCATCTATCACTAGTTTCTCGGTGAAGTATGATGAAGATTCGAGGAAACTTCGTTTATTGGATCATAAGGGTACCGAGGCGAAGGTTGCTTATAAATCATCGCTTGTCCCCATATTTTTACCAGGGATCCTCTCTGTGTTACTCACTTTATTTCAAAGCGGACGGTTAAATTTTGATGTGAATGCTCTAGCCCGAAAGCGGCCGGTTATACCACGGCTGACGTACGGGGAAGTGGTTATGTATCGTCGTCGGTGGAATTTATCGAAAGAGACCTGCCAGCCTTTTATAGAAAGTGGAAAGGAAGATTCGGATCGTTATCAGCAACTGCATCAACATTTTGAAAAAAGACAATTGCCAAAGCAATTCTTCTTGAAATTCTATAAAGGTGAAGGCCAATTCACGAAGGAGAAACCATTGTTTGTTGATCTTAATGTCCCTTTGCTGTTCAGGGTTTTCGTAAATGAATGTAAGAGCGCCTGGTCAAAAGGGACAGATATCTATATTGAAGAGGCACTTCCTAATGCAGAGCAAGATGGAAAAGAGTTTATGGTTGAATATACCGTTGATCAGCAGGTAACTATTTCAGCGGGACTGGAGGGTGAAAAATGA
- a CDS encoding thiazolylpeptide-type bacteriocin has protein sequence MSKKAAKQTEVKEKDFDLEVDLLDLDEVGAIPETTASSGGSSCSATSTCGSSSCCGSC, from the coding sequence ATGAGCAAAAAAGCAGCAAAACAAACTGAGGTAAAAGAAAAAGACTTTGATTTGGAAGTGGACCTACTTGATCTTGACGAAGTAGGTGCAATTCCAGAAACAACTGCAAGCAGTGGAGGAAGCAGCTGTTCAGCAACTTCAACTTGTGGATCAAGTTCATGCTGTGGGTCTTGCTGA
- a CDS encoding VOC family protein has protein sequence MGRIVHFEIHVDDMERAEKFYGDVFGWTFEDWSEYAGMPYLGAVTGDEKEPGINGALMKRQSAPPELNQALNAYACTLGVENYDAVEAKILENGGKVAMPKYALPGMAWQGYYIDTEGNIFGLHQPDENAK, from the coding sequence ATGGGGAGAATCGTTCATTTTGAAATTCATGTAGACGATATGGAACGGGCGGAGAAATTTTATGGTGATGTATTTGGATGGACTTTTGAAGATTGGAGCGAATATGCGGGCATGCCTTATTTGGGAGCTGTGACCGGGGATGAAAAGGAGCCGGGAATTAACGGAGCTTTGATGAAAAGGCAAAGTGCTCCTCCGGAATTGAATCAAGCTTTGAATGCCTATGCATGCACACTGGGAGTGGAGAATTACGATGCTGTAGAGGCGAAAATCCTGGAAAATGGGGGTAAGGTCGCAATGCCTAAGTACGCTCTGCCTGGAATGGCCTGGCAGGGATACTATATAGATACAGAAGGGAACATTTTTGGCCTCCATCAACCAGATGAAAACGCAAAATAG
- a CDS encoding LTA synthase family protein, which translates to MFSKFKTKMKEPAFKKKFMIYAAVMAIFWLKMSFIQGGIFTLNIENANEAAILAFNPLSSIFLLFGVGILLGGRRGLLGMYIIGSLLLYVNVLFYREYHDFLTIPMLGQAANLAGMGSSITDILSGTDIFLFIDVFIAAFLLFYLKPMRFKSFIPKRKEGLILAVIAVPLFLVNLGWAQTERTELLERAFDRNLLVKYIGVLNFHAYDIVLQGQTEAKKTFADSNELVPALNYLNEKKTEPNSDMTGVAEGKNVIVLSLESTQTFVVDNKVNGKELTPYFNDLKEEGAYFSNFYHQVKQGRTSDSEFMLDNSLYGLNRGAAFFTHSGNEYEATPEVLGEKGYTSSTMHANDETFWNRNVMYESLGYDEYYSKKDYDVTEEKSFGWGYLDEYFFSDSLDKMKEMDQPFYNKMITLTNHHPFTLPEDKKFIEEGNTSSETLNRYFQTIRYQDEALKQFVEDFKKSDLYDDTILVIYGDHFGISENHQQAMGEYLDKDINAYEQFQLQRVPLLMIGEGIEPQEHDTVGGQIDLRPTIMNLLGVKDENPVQFGQDLFSKDRREMMITRDGGFANEEYVGVNESCFDRESGEEVEADACAPGFKQAEEELALSDSIVYGDLLRYLDETEMIEEKEKESSQQNE; encoded by the coding sequence ATGTTTTCTAAATTTAAAACGAAAATGAAAGAACCCGCTTTTAAAAAGAAATTTATGATTTATGCTGCTGTAATGGCAATCTTCTGGCTGAAGATGTCCTTTATTCAAGGTGGGATTTTTACTCTTAATATAGAAAATGCCAATGAAGCGGCTATTTTAGCTTTTAACCCATTAAGCAGTATTTTTCTCTTATTCGGGGTAGGTATTCTTCTGGGTGGACGCAGAGGACTACTAGGCATGTATATTATTGGTTCGCTGCTGTTGTATGTAAACGTTCTGTTCTATCGGGAATACCATGATTTTCTTACCATTCCGATGTTAGGACAGGCTGCCAACCTGGCAGGAATGGGCAGCAGTATCACCGACATTTTATCAGGAACGGATATTTTCTTGTTTATTGATGTCTTCATTGCTGCGTTTCTATTATTCTATTTGAAACCGATGCGTTTCAAAAGTTTTATTCCTAAGCGGAAAGAAGGCTTGATTTTGGCTGTTATTGCTGTGCCCTTGTTCTTAGTGAACTTAGGCTGGGCGCAAACGGAACGCACGGAGTTATTAGAGCGGGCTTTTGATCGTAATTTGCTCGTTAAATATATCGGTGTGCTTAACTTCCACGCTTATGACATCGTCCTGCAGGGCCAGACAGAGGCCAAGAAAACTTTCGCGGACAGCAATGAACTTGTTCCGGCATTGAATTATTTGAATGAAAAGAAGACGGAACCGAACAGTGATATGACCGGCGTCGCTGAAGGGAAGAACGTGATCGTTTTATCCCTTGAGAGTACGCAGACCTTTGTTGTTGATAATAAGGTGAATGGCAAAGAGCTCACCCCATATTTCAATGACCTGAAAGAAGAAGGAGCTTATTTCAGCAACTTCTATCACCAGGTCAAACAGGGACGTACATCTGACTCTGAGTTTATGTTAGACAACTCTCTTTACGGATTGAACCGCGGGGCAGCCTTCTTCACTCATTCCGGAAATGAATATGAAGCAACACCGGAAGTATTAGGTGAAAAAGGATATACGTCTTCAACAATGCATGCCAATGATGAAACATTCTGGAACCGTAATGTGATGTATGAGTCTCTAGGGTATGATGAGTACTACTCTAAGAAAGATTATGATGTAACAGAAGAGAAGTCTTTTGGTTGGGGCTATTTGGACGAATATTTCTTCAGTGACTCTTTAGATAAGATGAAAGAAATGGATCAGCCGTTCTATAACAAGATGATTACTTTGACGAACCACCATCCATTCACCCTTCCTGAAGATAAGAAATTCATTGAAGAAGGGAATACTTCCAGTGAAACCTTGAACCGTTACTTCCAAACGATTCGTTATCAAGATGAAGCATTAAAACAATTCGTCGAGGATTTCAAGAAGTCCGATTTGTATGATGATACGATTCTGGTTATTTATGGCGACCATTTCGGCATTTCTGAAAACCACCAACAAGCCATGGGAGAATATCTGGATAAGGACATTAATGCATATGAACAATTCCAGCTTCAGCGTGTCCCTCTTCTTATGATCGGGGAAGGTATTGAACCACAAGAACATGATACGGTTGGCGGACAGATTGATTTACGGCCGACCATCATGAACCTTCTTGGTGTGAAAGATGAAAATCCAGTTCAATTCGGGCAGGATTTATTCAGTAAAGACCGTCGTGAGATGATGATTACACGTGACGGTGGCTTCGCCAATGAAGAATATGTTGGTGTGAATGAAAGCTGTTTCGATAGAGAATCAGGTGAAGAAGTAGAAGCAGATGCTTGTGCTCCTGGATTTAAACAAGCAGAAGAGGAACTTGCGTTATCTGATTCGATTGTTTATGGAGATTTGCTTCGTTACCTTGATGAAACCGAAATGATTGAGGAAAAAGAAAAAGAGTCTTCCCAGCAAAATGAATAA
- a CDS encoding PH domain-containing protein, giving the protein MTLLSIPIKWFARTYKLEETSIQMTRSFFTTTKQTIPYSKIQHVRRKTNVFHRLFSVTSLTVETSIQGEDSSINFPVLGNEEAETVEAKIQMKIDKDGSSTPAIAETPKVLEEMEGENSRTEKEVLEKEENTLSVERVAEGEAESENFSVKKVHFTPAKKEILKASLASLSFLAVIPLVGSLLSKSEEFHFKKQVDGLVSFILESPWVTAVTLVFLILIAGGIGIVRTFVKYGKYEIASDDGQIYITKGVVEENYFSIKKERVQAVLIEQTLVKRMMGLASVRLVCAGGSGEDSEVSSLFPFLPIRRVNSLIGELLPEYHLTEQMEPLPKRALWIRILKPSWLWIIATIILYFLKPEPFNIDSAWWQISLLLSLTIMTSRLMDFFQSRYHMNDQFMQFRSGGFTTNLYLSKRNKIIEMEASRTIFQKVLGLASVNTVNRANPVRQTTMDDVPSEWVTVAYQWYISRNKEINISK; this is encoded by the coding sequence ATGACATTGCTCTCGATTCCTATTAAATGGTTTGCGCGTACATATAAGTTAGAAGAGACCTCCATTCAAATGACCAGAAGTTTTTTTACCACAACAAAACAGACGATTCCTTATTCTAAAATTCAACATGTCAGAAGAAAAACAAACGTCTTCCATCGCTTATTCAGTGTGACATCTTTGACAGTAGAAACGAGCATCCAGGGAGAAGACAGCTCTATAAATTTTCCCGTTTTGGGAAATGAGGAAGCAGAAACAGTGGAAGCTAAAATTCAGATGAAAATAGACAAGGATGGTTCCTCGACTCCTGCCATTGCTGAAACACCTAAAGTATTGGAGGAAATGGAAGGAGAGAATTCGCGGACTGAGAAAGAGGTCTTGGAAAAAGAAGAAAATACGTTATCAGTTGAAAGGGTTGCTGAGGGGGAAGCGGAATCTGAAAACTTCTCGGTTAAAAAAGTCCATTTCACACCTGCAAAAAAGGAAATATTAAAGGCATCTCTTGCCTCGCTCAGTTTTCTAGCCGTAATACCGCTCGTCGGTTCTTTATTATCCAAGTCAGAGGAATTCCATTTCAAGAAACAGGTGGATGGATTGGTATCCTTTATCCTTGAGTCGCCATGGGTGACGGCGGTCACACTCGTCTTTCTCATTTTAATCGCTGGAGGAATAGGGATTGTCCGGACATTTGTGAAATATGGAAAATATGAGATTGCATCTGATGATGGGCAAATCTATATCACCAAAGGAGTAGTGGAAGAAAACTACTTTTCTATTAAGAAGGAGAGAGTTCAAGCCGTATTAATTGAGCAAACACTTGTGAAGCGAATGATGGGGTTAGCATCTGTTCGTTTAGTTTGTGCAGGAGGGAGTGGAGAGGATAGTGAGGTGAGCTCACTTTTTCCTTTCCTGCCTATTCGGCGTGTAAATTCCTTGATTGGGGAATTGCTCCCTGAGTATCATTTGACAGAACAGATGGAACCTTTACCAAAGAGGGCGCTCTGGATTCGCATCCTGAAGCCGAGCTGGTTATGGATCATTGCCACAATCATTCTTTATTTCTTGAAGCCTGAGCCTTTCAATATTGATTCGGCCTGGTGGCAGATTTCGCTTTTATTATCCTTGACAATCATGACTTCTCGTTTGATGGATTTTTTCCAATCTCGCTATCATATGAATGATCAATTCATGCAATTTAGATCAGGAGGCTTTACGACGAACCTATACCTTTCTAAACGGAATAAAATCATTGAAATGGAAGCTTCTCGAACGATTTTTCAAAAGGTGCTGGGGTTAGCTTCGGTGAACACGGTGAATCGCGCCAATCCTGTAAGGCAAACTACTATGGATGATGTTCCTTCAGAGTGGGTGACGGTGGCTTATCAGTGGTACATATCCAGGAATAAGGAAATCAATATCAGTAAATGA
- a CDS encoding PH domain-containing protein gives MHSFIEAPTKQLSKDSVKVWLISETLLNILMFIILIGLFIADDFFAWYKWIEWVLIGLTILSIVGTVWSFFKASLLYNHWRYDVNEEFLQLKSGALHEEHQLIPMTKIQSVSTHQGPLLRKYKLYTIKVSTIGSVHEIPALPEATALELRNQIATYAKVEEV, from the coding sequence GTGCATTCATTTATTGAAGCCCCAACGAAACAATTATCCAAAGACAGTGTGAAAGTCTGGTTGATCAGTGAAACACTGTTGAACATACTTATGTTTATCATTCTTATAGGACTGTTCATCGCTGATGATTTTTTTGCATGGTACAAATGGATTGAATGGGTTTTGATTGGTTTGACCATTCTTTCTATTGTTGGAACGGTTTGGTCATTTTTTAAAGCCTCTTTGTTATACAATCATTGGCGTTATGACGTCAATGAAGAATTCCTGCAGTTGAAATCAGGAGCGCTTCATGAAGAACATCAATTGATTCCCATGACAAAAATTCAGTCTGTTTCTACTCACCAGGGTCCGCTTTTAAGAAAATACAAACTGTACACGATCAAAGTGAGTACCATCGGCTCTGTGCATGAGATCCCAGCCTTGCCAGAAGCCACTGCTCTGGAACTACGAAATCAAATCGCCACCTATGCCAAAGTTGAGGAGGTATAG
- a CDS encoding DUF1456 family protein: MDNNDILIRLRYALDIKDQDMIEIFKLGGVDLSKEEVQKVLTKSEDSYDDEDDEVYEDEDHIKCTNSMLESFLNGLITFERGPQKTKDGEPMKPDRSIRNYSSVNNVMLKKVKIALKLTSEDIIDILNDAGITITKGEVSGLLRKEGHKNYRQFGDQYARNFLKGLTIKNRG; encoded by the coding sequence ATGGATAATAACGATATATTGATAAGATTAAGGTATGCCCTTGATATAAAAGATCAGGATATGATTGAAATATTCAAGCTTGGCGGTGTTGACCTTTCGAAAGAAGAAGTCCAAAAGGTTCTCACAAAGTCAGAGGATAGTTATGACGATGAAGATGATGAAGTGTATGAAGATGAAGATCACATCAAATGTACGAACAGCATGCTGGAGTCCTTTTTGAATGGTCTGATTACGTTTGAACGAGGACCTCAGAAAACGAAAGATGGAGAACCGATGAAACCCGATCGGTCGATCAGGAACTACTCGAGCGTAAATAATGTCATGTTGAAAAAAGTGAAGATCGCTCTGAAATTAACGAGTGAGGATATCATCGATATTTTGAACGATGCAGGCATTACAATCACCAAAGGAGAGGTGAGCGGCTTGTTAAGGAAAGAAGGTCACAAGAATTACCGGCAGTTCGGTGATCAATACGCCAGAAACTTCTTAAAGGGATTGACGATAAAAAACAGAGGATAA